In a single window of the Terriglobus roseus genome:
- the mqo gene encoding malate dehydrogenase (quinone) — MSDVASLPAETDVLLVGAGIMSATLGTLLKTLAPSLRITVVDALEQPAIESSDAWNNAGTGHAALCELNYTPEGPDGTIAIDRAIKINEQFQHSRQFWASLVQRGLLADPRQFINRIPHMSFVSGAPAVDFLRRRFAAMQVSPLFRSMQFSDNPAQVREWIPLMMASRDASEPVAATRSEEGTDLNFGALTRLMLGSLQQQGSGIFMRHKVTGLTKLPDTRWYVEVENLATKKRTRITTRFIFLGAGGGALPLLQQSGIPEGRGYGGFPVSGQWLRCTNRAVIEQHAAKVYGKPALGAPPMSVPHLDTRVIDGKRELLFGPFAGFTTKFLKTGSFLDLPGSVGPGNLVSMLGAGATNLELTKYLIGQVLQSQEDRINALREFVPTARGEDWVLEIAGQRVQIIKPDPKMGGKLEFGTEIVRSADGSLAALLGASPGASTAVSIMLELIMKGTPVLSAEEGSAERLRDLVPSYGRSMNNDPELLTEMTAKTNRLLQLA; from the coding sequence ATGTCTGACGTAGCTTCTCTTCCCGCTGAAACCGATGTTCTTCTGGTTGGTGCCGGTATCATGTCGGCCACGTTGGGGACGCTGCTGAAGACGCTCGCGCCCTCGTTGCGCATCACGGTCGTCGATGCCCTCGAACAGCCTGCCATTGAGAGCTCGGATGCCTGGAATAACGCGGGTACCGGACACGCTGCGCTGTGCGAACTGAACTACACGCCGGAAGGTCCGGACGGCACGATCGCGATCGATCGCGCGATCAAGATTAATGAACAGTTCCAGCATTCGCGCCAATTCTGGGCATCGCTGGTGCAGCGCGGGCTGTTGGCCGACCCGAGGCAGTTCATCAATCGCATTCCGCACATGAGCTTCGTCTCCGGCGCACCGGCAGTCGATTTCCTGCGTCGCCGTTTCGCTGCCATGCAGGTGAGCCCGCTCTTCCGCAGCATGCAGTTCAGCGACAACCCCGCACAGGTGCGCGAGTGGATCCCGCTGATGATGGCCTCGCGCGACGCCTCCGAACCCGTTGCTGCGACGCGCTCGGAAGAGGGAACAGACCTGAACTTCGGCGCGCTGACGCGCCTAATGCTCGGTTCGCTGCAGCAGCAGGGCAGCGGCATCTTCATGCGCCACAAGGTGACCGGTCTGACGAAACTGCCGGACACCCGATGGTACGTCGAGGTCGAGAATCTCGCGACGAAGAAGCGGACACGCATCACCACGCGCTTCATCTTTCTGGGCGCTGGTGGAGGCGCCCTGCCGCTGCTGCAGCAGTCCGGCATCCCCGAAGGTCGCGGCTATGGCGGCTTCCCGGTCAGCGGCCAGTGGCTGCGCTGCACCAACCGCGCGGTCATCGAGCAGCATGCGGCTAAGGTCTACGGCAAGCCCGCGCTGGGCGCTCCGCCGATGTCTGTGCCGCATCTGGATACACGCGTCATCGACGGCAAGCGTGAGCTATTGTTCGGACCCTTCGCTGGCTTCACGACGAAGTTCCTCAAGACCGGGTCGTTCCTGGATCTGCCGGGCTCCGTTGGTCCAGGCAATCTGGTCAGCATGCTGGGCGCAGGCGCAACCAATCTGGAGCTAACCAAGTACCTCATCGGCCAGGTGCTGCAGTCGCAGGAAGATCGCATCAACGCCCTGCGCGAGTTCGTCCCAACGGCTCGCGGCGAAGACTGGGTGCTGGAGATCGCTGGTCAGCGCGTGCAGATCATCAAGCCCGATCCAAAGATGGGCGGCAAACTGGAGTTTGGGACCGAGATCGTCCGCAGCGCCGACGGCTCGCTCGCCGCGCTTCTGGGCGCGTCTCCCGGAGCATCCACCGCCGTCTCCATCATGCTGGAGCTGATCATGAAGGGAACGCCGGTGCTGTCAGCCGAAGAAGGTTCCGCCGAACGCCTGCGCGACCTGGTCCCAAGCTATGGCCGGTCCATGAATAACGATCCAGAATTGCTGACGGAGATGACCGCGAAGACGAATCGCCTGCTGCAACTGGCCTAG
- a CDS encoding threonine synthase, with protein MPKIDHLECSRCHHRESAETPKTVCPVCAGTFYVRYDLSAARGTQVRNNLPQIDSMWRYTPVLPDVAPVTLAEGWTPILPSRRNPNVLLKEEGANPTGTFKARGMSMCMTMMKHYGIGKVAVPSAGNAGGACAAYAAAAGIEAHVFMPQDVPLANQVECIAYGAHMTLVDGLISDCAKIVAARKEEEGWFDVSTLKEPFRVEGKKTMGYELVEQCGWTYPDAVFYPTGGGVGLIGMWKAFLEMEELGWVTGKRPKMIAVQAAGCEPVTKAYREGADASEMFQNAHTLASGLRVPKPYGDYIILDVVRQSGGTVISQTDDQIFASIQDWGASEGILLSPEGAAATAAYDRLIESEFLSPSDRVVIFNTGTGNKYTDVLSTMQRAHRAIAEPA; from the coding sequence ATGCCCAAGATCGATCACCTGGAATGTTCGCGTTGCCATCATCGCGAGAGTGCTGAAACGCCGAAGACCGTCTGTCCCGTCTGTGCGGGTACGTTCTATGTCCGCTACGACCTTTCGGCTGCCCGTGGCACGCAGGTGCGGAACAACCTGCCGCAGATCGATAGCATGTGGCGCTACACCCCTGTCCTGCCGGATGTCGCTCCTGTCACGCTGGCCGAGGGCTGGACGCCGATCCTTCCGTCCCGGCGCAATCCTAATGTGCTTCTGAAAGAGGAGGGTGCCAACCCGACCGGCACCTTCAAGGCGCGCGGCATGAGCATGTGCATGACGATGATGAAGCACTACGGCATCGGCAAGGTCGCCGTGCCCAGCGCGGGCAACGCCGGCGGCGCATGCGCTGCGTATGCAGCTGCTGCCGGCATTGAAGCGCACGTCTTCATGCCGCAGGATGTCCCTCTGGCCAACCAGGTGGAGTGCATCGCCTACGGCGCGCACATGACACTGGTCGACGGCCTGATCAGCGACTGCGCCAAGATCGTCGCAGCGCGCAAGGAAGAGGAGGGCTGGTTTGACGTTTCCACACTGAAGGAGCCCTTCCGCGTCGAAGGCAAGAAGACCATGGGCTACGAACTGGTCGAGCAGTGCGGCTGGACCTACCCCGACGCGGTCTTTTACCCCACCGGCGGTGGCGTCGGCCTCATCGGCATGTGGAAGGCCTTCCTCGAGATGGAAGAGCTTGGCTGGGTTACCGGCAAGCGACCGAAGATGATCGCCGTACAGGCTGCGGGCTGTGAGCCTGTCACCAAGGCCTACCGCGAGGGCGCGGACGCGTCCGAGATGTTCCAGAACGCTCACACGCTGGCCAGCGGCCTGCGCGTGCCCAAGCCGTATGGCGACTACATCATCCTCGACGTCGTTCGTCAGAGCGGCGGTACCGTCATCTCGCAGACGGACGACCAGATCTTCGCCTCCATCCAGGACTGGGGAGCCAGCGAAGGCATCCTGCTCTCGCCGGAAGGCGCCGCCGCCACCGCAGCCTACGACCGCCTGATTGAGAGCGAATTCCTGAGCCCGAGCGATCGGGTCGTCATCTTCAACACTGGCACCGGCAACAAGTACACGGACGTCCTGAGCACCATGCAGCGAGCACACCGGGCAATCGCGGAGCCTGCCTAG
- a CDS encoding peptidylprolyl isomerase: MMLRLTSYTILAGLALALPIHAQKAEPGTPPETPAPAQQTKPAAPVDDLPDSPGASEGLGIPPMPNGPTAIIDTSMGRLTCHFFANESPKTVENFVGLATGTKAFTDPITDKPMKGVRFYDGTTFHRVIANFMIQGGDRAGTGAGDAGYYIPEERSPGLRFDREGRLAMANAGPGTGSTQFFITEAPVPELNGKHTIFGQCDAHSVLIVQSIARVEKNSNDKPVTPVTINKVTIVPEGQPLPADPAAPAAVPAAK; encoded by the coding sequence ATGATGTTGCGACTTACGTCTTACACGATCCTTGCGGGCCTCGCCCTGGCGTTGCCCATCCACGCCCAGAAGGCTGAGCCTGGCACGCCACCGGAGACTCCGGCACCGGCACAGCAGACCAAACCCGCCGCACCGGTGGACGATCTGCCTGACTCTCCCGGAGCATCGGAGGGCCTGGGTATCCCACCAATGCCAAACGGTCCGACGGCCATCATCGACACCAGCATGGGCCGCCTGACCTGCCACTTCTTTGCGAACGAATCACCCAAAACGGTTGAGAACTTTGTCGGCCTTGCAACTGGAACGAAAGCCTTCACCGATCCAATCACCGACAAGCCGATGAAGGGTGTGCGCTTTTACGATGGCACCACATTTCACCGGGTGATTGCGAACTTCATGATCCAGGGTGGCGACCGCGCCGGCACCGGCGCCGGGGATGCGGGTTACTACATTCCGGAAGAGCGCTCGCCAGGACTGAGGTTTGACCGGGAAGGCCGTCTTGCGATGGCAAACGCCGGGCCGGGTACGGGCAGCACACAGTTCTTCATCACCGAAGCGCCCGTGCCGGAACTGAATGGGAAGCACACCATCTTCGGTCAGTGCGATGCGCACTCCGTCCTGATCGTGCAGTCGATCGCACGCGTCGAAAAGAACTCAAACGACAAGCCTGTAACGCCGGTGACCATCAACAAGGTCACCATCGTGCCGGAAGGCCAGCCACTGCCGGCCGATCCTGCAGCCCCTGCCGCAGTCCCCGCGGCGAAGTAG
- a CDS encoding HipA family kinase: MRSVLATRYVLALREGGSLPAIVEADDLGMYVVKFRGAGQGALALTAEIIAGEIGRALGLSVPELVLVEVDPALGRNDPDAEIRHLLKASVGTNVGLDYLPGSTDFNAAAGDLISAETASMAVWFDSFVQNVDRTPRNPNLLMWHREVRFIDHGAAMFFHHNWETMPAKAQSTFTPIEHHVLLPFASDLVTASRRAHAALNATVLREIVAMVPDAFLAAAMVDRGDAEAIRAEATAKREAYVRFFAERLAHSSIFEEEADRARQRQL, translated from the coding sequence ATGCGGTCTGTCCTTGCCACCCGATACGTTCTGGCCCTACGCGAGGGCGGTTCGCTGCCCGCAATCGTCGAGGCGGACGACCTCGGCATGTATGTCGTGAAGTTTCGTGGGGCGGGTCAGGGCGCACTGGCGCTCACGGCAGAGATCATCGCCGGCGAGATCGGACGCGCACTTGGCCTGAGCGTGCCGGAGCTGGTGCTGGTAGAGGTTGATCCTGCACTTGGCCGCAACGATCCCGATGCGGAGATCCGGCACCTGCTGAAGGCGAGTGTCGGCACAAACGTTGGGCTGGACTATCTGCCCGGCTCTACGGACTTCAACGCGGCAGCAGGCGATCTCATCTCTGCGGAGACGGCTTCCATGGCTGTCTGGTTCGACAGCTTTGTGCAGAACGTCGACCGCACGCCGCGCAATCCAAACCTGCTGATGTGGCATCGCGAGGTGCGCTTCATCGACCACGGCGCGGCGATGTTCTTCCATCACAACTGGGAGACGATGCCGGCGAAGGCTCAGTCAACCTTTACGCCGATTGAACACCACGTGCTGCTGCCGTTTGCGAGTGACCTTGTGACGGCGTCAAGGCGCGCACATGCTGCGTTGAACGCAACGGTGCTGCGCGAGATCGTTGCGATGGTGCCGGATGCTTTTCTTGCGGCTGCGATGGTCGACAGGGGCGATGCGGAAGCGATTCGTGCCGAGGCAACCGCGAAGCGCGAGGCATACGTGCGCTTCTTTGCCGAGCGACTGGCGCACTCATCTATCTTCGAAGAGGAGGCCGACCGTGCACGCCAACGCCAGCTTTGA
- a CDS encoding ThuA domain-containing protein produces MSLRFALPLALVLTSTAAVAQAPAAPPRPAPRPDTGSTAELREKTVPSPDTRPQSIKDGVQLQKPQLQDYVAMLDNIPRHALAKPKKPRKVLLLAHAAGFVHSSIPIAAEAVKAMGEATGAYSTTITFDPADINAANLANYDLIFLDSTTLNFLDDPKDAAATEARKKALLDFVRDGKGLAGIHAAGDSYHTSPPRGSTEAPTGTWQDFDTMIGGYFKFHWLFPQPITVKIDDPKSPLTAMFHGQEFTVHDEIYTFVQDSFSRKRVHVLTSLDYAKMSDVDKAKETPATKRTDGDYALSWIRHEGKGRVFYEALGHSEHIYATTPIMEHVLAGIQYALGDLPADDSPSVK; encoded by the coding sequence ATGAGCCTTCGCTTCGCCCTGCCCCTAGCCCTTGTCCTGACCAGCACAGCCGCCGTCGCGCAGGCACCCGCAGCTCCACCGCGTCCAGCACCCCGGCCGGACACCGGCTCGACGGCTGAGCTGAGAGAAAAGACCGTACCCAGTCCGGACACGCGCCCGCAGAGTATCAAGGATGGCGTGCAGCTCCAGAAGCCACAGCTACAGGACTATGTGGCCATGCTCGACAACATTCCACGTCACGCACTGGCAAAGCCGAAAAAGCCAAGAAAGGTGCTGCTGCTGGCGCATGCGGCCGGCTTTGTGCACTCGTCGATTCCGATCGCGGCAGAGGCCGTGAAGGCGATGGGCGAGGCTACCGGCGCGTATAGCACCACCATCACCTTCGATCCCGCGGACATCAACGCGGCGAACCTGGCGAACTATGACTTGATCTTCCTCGACAGCACAACGCTGAATTTCCTCGATGACCCGAAGGATGCTGCAGCGACGGAGGCGCGCAAGAAGGCGCTGCTGGACTTTGTGCGTGACGGCAAAGGTCTGGCGGGCATTCATGCGGCGGGAGACTCGTACCATACGTCTCCGCCACGCGGTTCGACCGAAGCACCGACTGGCACATGGCAGGACTTTGACACCATGATCGGTGGCTACTTCAAATTTCACTGGCTCTTCCCGCAGCCCATCACCGTGAAGATCGACGATCCGAAAAGTCCCCTGACCGCCATGTTCCACGGCCAGGAGTTCACCGTGCATGACGAGATCTACACCTTCGTGCAGGACTCCTTCTCACGCAAGCGGGTTCACGTTCTCACCAGCCTGGACTACGCAAAGATGAGCGACGTCGACAAGGCAAAGGAGACGCCGGCGACCAAGCGTACGGACGGCGACTACGCGCTGAGCTGGATCCGCCACGAAGGCAAGGGCCGCGTCTTCTACGAGGCACTCGGCCACAGCGAACACATCTACGCCACAACGCCGATCATGGAACACGTCCTCGCCGGCATCCAGTACGCACTTGGCGATCTGCCAGCAGATGACAGCCCAAGCGTGAAGTAG
- a CDS encoding peptidylprolyl isomerase: MAERTPGTYAIFNTSEGTIVTKLYEKDAPETVANFIGLAEGTKSWESRSKKGDKLYDGTVFHRVIPEFMIQGGDPEGTGMGGPGYKFADETKGSPHGFQTTGKLAMANAGPNTNGSQFFITVAPTTWLTGRHTIFGEVVEGYDIVEKISKAPRDGMDRPKKAITLDTVVIERV, from the coding sequence ATGGCAGAACGCACACCGGGAACCTACGCGATCTTCAATACCAGTGAAGGCACCATTGTCACCAAGCTGTATGAGAAGGACGCGCCGGAGACCGTCGCCAACTTCATCGGACTGGCCGAGGGCACGAAGTCCTGGGAGAGCCGCAGCAAGAAGGGCGACAAGCTGTATGACGGCACCGTCTTTCACCGCGTGATTCCTGAGTTCATGATCCAGGGCGGAGATCCGGAAGGCACCGGCATGGGCGGCCCCGGCTACAAGTTTGCCGATGAGACCAAGGGTTCGCCGCACGGCTTCCAGACCACCGGCAAGCTGGCCATGGCGAACGCCGGCCCCAACACGAACGGCTCGCAGTTCTTCATCACGGTCGCTCCTACCACATGGCTGACCGGCCGCCACACCATCTTCGGTGAAGTGGTCGAGGGCTACGACATTGTGGAGAAGATCAGCAAGGCTCCGCGCGACGGCATGGACCGCCCGAAGAAGGCCATCACGCTGGATACCGTTGTGATCGAGCGCGTCTAA
- a CDS encoding DUF3037 domain-containing protein, with the protein MHANASFDYATLRVVPRVEREEFVNAGVILFCLERRYLKCRIEFDEERALALAPSLDVATIRQHLRAAELVCNGDPAGGPIAKLSQRERFHWLTAPRSTVLQTSPVRTGVCTRENGDCRDLDSRLREIAAMMLGTK; encoded by the coding sequence GTGCACGCCAACGCCAGCTTTGATTACGCAACGCTGCGCGTCGTGCCGCGCGTGGAGCGTGAGGAGTTCGTCAACGCCGGCGTCATCCTCTTCTGCCTGGAGCGGCGCTATCTCAAGTGCCGCATCGAGTTCGATGAAGAGCGAGCACTTGCGCTGGCTCCATCGCTGGACGTTGCGACGATCCGCCAGCATCTGCGCGCGGCGGAACTTGTCTGCAACGGCGATCCAGCGGGCGGCCCGATTGCAAAGCTGTCACAACGCGAGCGCTTTCACTGGCTCACGGCGCCGCGGAGCACGGTATTGCAGACGTCACCAGTGCGCACGGGTGTCTGTACCCGGGAGAATGGCGACTGCCGGGATCTGGACAGCCGCCTCCGGGAGATCGCCGCGATGATGTTGGGGACGAAGTAG
- the glgA gene encoding glycogen synthase GlgA: MHIVFAASECVPWAKTGGLADVVGALPPVLVRMGHRVTTFVPYYRQVARKLPDLPTVLPSITIPFPTYQRYVRVLDGGVHDGVQVYFLDCPEMFDRESFYATPSGDYMDNWERFALFSRAVIEASKILGVPDVFHAHDWQTALIPIYLRSIYFFDPVLRKVPSVFTIHNAGYQGWFPSDTMPRLMLPWDMFTFEKLEAFDSVNLLKGGLVYADALTTVSKRYAEEIQTSEFGNGLDDIFRRRSGDLFGILNGVDYAEWDPLHDAHIAAHYCADNLKGKKECRRDLLHAFGLDHVEDTTAVLGIVSRFATQKGFDLLAGILHELVKDDIVLIALGTGEEYYERLLSELASKYPDKVRVDIRYDNTTAHKVEAGSDIFLMPSRYEPSGLNQMYSLRYGTVPVVRSTGGLEDTIVELHEGQGNGFKFHGYNQWDFLDAIRRAVATFQNKEQWEGMMKRGMEQDFSWNKPAEEYLKVYQRVIEARAWS; the protein is encoded by the coding sequence TTGCCGCCCGTCCTGGTCCGTATGGGCCACCGCGTCACCACGTTTGTCCCGTACTATCGGCAGGTCGCGCGCAAGTTGCCGGATCTGCCGACCGTGCTACCCAGCATCACGATTCCATTCCCGACTTACCAGCGCTACGTTCGCGTACTGGACGGCGGCGTGCACGATGGTGTGCAGGTCTACTTCCTTGACTGTCCGGAGATGTTCGATCGCGAGAGCTTCTATGCAACGCCCAGCGGCGACTACATGGATAACTGGGAGCGCTTCGCTCTCTTCAGCCGTGCGGTGATTGAGGCGAGCAAGATCCTTGGTGTACCCGATGTCTTCCACGCACACGACTGGCAAACCGCGCTGATCCCGATCTACCTGCGCTCGATCTACTTTTTCGATCCGGTTCTGCGCAAGGTGCCGTCTGTCTTTACCATTCACAACGCGGGCTACCAGGGTTGGTTTCCGTCGGACACGATGCCTCGCCTGATGCTGCCATGGGACATGTTCACCTTTGAAAAGCTGGAGGCGTTCGATAGCGTCAACCTGCTCAAGGGCGGCCTTGTTTACGCGGACGCCCTGACAACGGTGAGCAAACGTTATGCCGAAGAGATCCAGACGTCCGAGTTCGGCAATGGCCTGGACGACATCTTCCGCAGGCGGAGTGGTGACCTCTTCGGCATCCTGAACGGCGTGGACTACGCCGAGTGGGATCCTTTGCATGATGCGCACATCGCCGCGCACTACTGTGCCGACAACCTGAAGGGTAAGAAGGAGTGCCGCCGCGATCTGCTGCATGCCTTCGGCCTCGATCATGTTGAGGACACGACGGCAGTGCTTGGCATCGTCTCACGCTTCGCCACACAGAAGGGCTTCGACCTCCTCGCGGGCATCCTGCATGAACTGGTCAAGGATGACATTGTCCTGATCGCGTTGGGCACGGGAGAGGAATACTACGAGCGCCTGCTGAGCGAACTCGCCTCGAAATATCCGGACAAGGTACGCGTCGACATCCGCTACGACAACACCACCGCACACAAGGTCGAGGCGGGTAGCGACATCTTTCTGATGCCATCGCGCTATGAGCCCAGCGGCTTGAACCAGATGTACAGCCTGCGTTACGGCACGGTGCCGGTCGTCCGCTCAACCGGCGGCCTGGAAGACACCATCGTCGAGCTGCACGAAGGGCAGGGGAACGGCTTCAAGTTCCACGGCTACAACCAGTGGGACTTCCTCGATGCCATCCGCCGTGCCGTCGCCACCTTCCAGAACAAGGAACAGTGGGAGGGCATGATGAAGCGCGGCATGGAACAGGACTTCTCCTGGAACAAGCCGGCCGAAGAGTACCTGAAGGTCTACCAGCGAGTCATCGAAGCGCGCGCCTGGAGTTGA
- the glgX gene encoding glycogen debranching protein GlgX, protein MTRTVLPGRPYPLGATASSKGTNFALYSENATAVSVCFFDENDQQIDCVELKERTAFVWHGLVRNIKPGQRYGFRVDGPWEPEKGLRFNKAKLLVDPYAKAITGDVDWKAPVFPYDVMSGDDLKLDTQDSAAGVPKSVVIDSRFDWEDDCPPDLPLSDSIIYELSVRGFTMQNTAIPEKLRGTYAGLASEPSIKYLKMLGVTAVELLPVHHFIDEGHLVDRGLRDYWGYNTLGYFAPMSRFSSTGTTGEQVREFKEMVKTLHKEGIEVILDVVYNHTCEGNEKGPMLSMEGIDNTTYYRQVADSPRYYMDYTGTGNTLNVSHPQVLMLVMDSLRYWVTEMHVDGFRFDLASTLARDEEGVQKLSSFFNVIHQDPILQSVKLIAEPWDVGEGGYQVGNFPVLWAEWNGKYRDTVRRFWKGDEGLLSDFAYRITGSSDLYQNDGRKPYASINFITAHDGFTLTDLVSFNEKHNENNGDNNTDGADNNDSWNMGAEGPTDDPAINELRERQTRNFLTTLILSQGVPMICGGDEVGRSQRGNNNGYCQDNEITWYDWKLDPPRQRLMEFTTRLIELRAKHPNLRRKKFFQDRTIRGSLVKDIAWYGTGGDEFRDEDWNADWQRSLAFMLNGRTLGVSDDDGNPVTDNSFLLMVNAAHDGVEFTLPPPPSDTPWHQVLDTQNIDDPFAPETLGEKVILGGRSMRVFRDGKP, encoded by the coding sequence ATGACACGCACCGTTCTGCCCGGAAGGCCCTACCCGCTGGGCGCTACAGCGTCCTCAAAGGGCACAAATTTTGCACTCTACAGCGAAAACGCCACAGCCGTCTCGGTCTGCTTCTTCGACGAAAATGACCAGCAGATCGATTGCGTTGAGCTGAAGGAAAGAACTGCCTTCGTCTGGCACGGCCTGGTGCGCAACATCAAGCCCGGGCAGCGTTACGGCTTTCGTGTAGACGGGCCCTGGGAGCCGGAGAAGGGACTTCGCTTCAATAAGGCAAAGCTGCTTGTCGATCCCTACGCCAAGGCCATCACTGGCGACGTGGACTGGAAAGCGCCTGTCTTCCCGTATGACGTTATGAGCGGTGACGACCTCAAGCTGGATACCCAGGATTCCGCCGCAGGCGTGCCGAAGAGTGTGGTCATCGACAGCCGTTTCGATTGGGAGGATGACTGTCCTCCAGACCTGCCGCTCTCCGATTCCATCATCTACGAGTTGAGTGTTCGCGGCTTCACCATGCAAAACACGGCAATCCCTGAAAAGCTCCGCGGTACCTACGCGGGTCTTGCCTCCGAACCCAGCATCAAGTACCTGAAGATGCTGGGCGTCACCGCCGTTGAACTGCTACCAGTCCATCACTTCATCGATGAAGGCCATCTGGTCGACCGCGGCCTTCGCGACTACTGGGGCTATAACACCCTCGGCTACTTCGCGCCCATGTCTCGATTCAGTTCTACCGGAACCACCGGCGAGCAGGTGCGCGAGTTCAAGGAGATGGTGAAGACCCTGCACAAGGAGGGCATCGAAGTCATCCTGGACGTGGTCTATAACCACACCTGTGAAGGCAACGAGAAAGGGCCGATGCTGTCGATGGAAGGCATCGACAACACGACCTACTACCGGCAGGTTGCGGACAGTCCCCGCTACTACATGGATTACACCGGTACTGGAAACACACTCAACGTGTCTCATCCGCAGGTGCTGATGCTGGTGATGGATTCGCTGCGTTACTGGGTTACGGAGATGCACGTCGACGGCTTCCGCTTCGATCTGGCAAGCACGCTGGCCCGCGACGAAGAGGGCGTCCAGAAGCTCTCAAGCTTCTTCAACGTCATCCACCAGGATCCCATCCTGCAGTCCGTGAAGCTGATTGCAGAGCCGTGGGATGTGGGCGAGGGTGGCTACCAGGTCGGCAACTTCCCGGTGCTGTGGGCAGAGTGGAATGGCAAGTACCGCGACACGGTGCGTCGCTTCTGGAAGGGCGACGAGGGCTTGCTGTCGGACTTCGCCTATCGCATTACCGGCTCCAGCGATCTGTACCAGAACGACGGGCGCAAGCCGTATGCCTCCATCAACTTCATCACCGCTCACGACGGCTTCACGCTGACGGACCTGGTCAGCTTCAACGAGAAGCACAACGAGAACAACGGCGACAACAACACGGATGGCGCCGATAACAACGACAGCTGGAACATGGGTGCGGAAGGTCCGACGGACGATCCGGCCATTAATGAATTACGTGAACGTCAAACGCGTAACTTTCTCACAACGTTGATCTTGTCTCAGGGTGTTCCGATGATCTGCGGTGGAGACGAAGTTGGCCGTTCGCAACGCGGAAACAACAACGGCTACTGTCAGGACAATGAGATCACCTGGTATGACTGGAAGCTGGACCCGCCCCGGCAGCGCCTCATGGAATTCACAACCAGGCTGATTGAACTGCGTGCCAAGCATCCGAACCTGCGCCGCAAGAAGTTCTTCCAGGACCGCACCATTCGTGGCTCCCTGGTAAAGGACATTGCCTGGTACGGCACGGGCGGTGACGAGTTCCGCGACGAGGACTGGAATGCCGACTGGCAGAGGTCGCTGGCGTTCATGCTGAACGGACGGACACTGGGTGTCAGCGATGACGATGGAAACCCCGTCACCGACAACAGCTTCCTGCTGATGGTGAACGCCGCACACGATGGCGTGGAATTCACGCTGCCACCGCCGCCCTCCGACACACCCTGGCACCAGGTATTGGATACCCAGAACATCGATGACCCGTTCGCGCCGGAGACCCTCGGCGAGAAGGTGATCCTGGGCGGCCGATCGATGCGTGTCTTCCGCGACGGCAAGCCGTAG